A DNA window from Impatiens glandulifera chromosome 7, dImpGla2.1, whole genome shotgun sequence contains the following coding sequences:
- the LOC124909866 gene encoding uncharacterized protein LOC124909866, which produces MRSSKKSTFSSNNNNNRYVWKPAANPSWEKRFCNEIGNMSWPDLLEAERYIHTYPDVMNWKDSAVEEAFHGAKKRFWANINGLPCDIPLPDPDIYNHHVIESNDDDDVDVPNGDQEEGDPYDGYSIEWGDLDDISNVENDFVQPLPPTQWGECSNEPVLATGWGEGFDEPVPVTGWGDGFNEPKPVPTSGWGESYKHIVPTGWDDDNNNVTGDNKPITVTEWNSDNYYVTKHVNTKSRYKTSKLSGNNRKNKNFGFNRRPFNR; this is translated from the exons atgAGATCATCCAAGAAGTCCACGTTTA gtagtaataataataataatagatatgTTTGGAAGCCTGCCGCTAATCCGTCATGGGAGAAAAGGTTTTGTAATGAAATTGGAAATATGTCATGGCCAGACTTGTTAGAAGCCGAGAGGTATATTCATACATACCCAGACGTCATGAATTGGAAAGATTCCGCAGTCGAAGAAGCATTCCACGGTGCCAAGAAACGTTTTTGGGCCAATATCAATGGGCTGCCTTGCGATATACCACTGCCCGATCCTGACATCTATAATCATCATGTAATAGAGAGTAACgacgatgatgatgttgatgtcCCAAATGGTGATCAAGAAGAAGGAGATCCTTATGATGGTTACTCCATTGAATGGGGTGATTTGGACGACATTTCAAACGTAGAAAACGACTTTGTCCAACCCTTACCCCCAACCCAATGGGGCGAGTGTTCGAACGAGCCCGTACTTGCGACTGGGTGGGGAGAGGGTTTCGACGAGCCCGTACCCGTGACTGGATGGGGAGACGGTTTTAACGAGCCCAAGCCCGTACCTACAAGTGGGTGGGGAGAGTCCTACAAACATATCGTCCCAACCGGTTGGGACGACGATAATAATAATGTAACCGGAGATAACAAACCCATAACTGTGACAGAGTGGAACAGTGATAATTATTATGTAACCAAACACGTAAACACGAAGTCGAGATACAAAACCTCAAAGTTGTCCGGTAATAACCGAAAGAATAAGAATTTTGGGTTCAATCGTCGCCCTTTTAACCGATGA